The Williamsoniiplasma somnilux genome includes a window with the following:
- the tuf gene encoding elongation factor Tu, whose amino-acid sequence MAKEAFDRSLPHVNIGTIGHVDHGKTTLTAAITKVLAAEGGAEFKDYANIDNAPEERERGITINTSHVEYKTKSRHYAHVDCPGHADYVKNMITGAAQMDGAILVVAATDGPMPQTREHILLSRQVGVPRMVVFLNKCDMVQDEELIDLVEMEVRDLLTAYEFDGDNAPVIRGSALGALNGEEKWVNSVKELMDAVDTYIPTPERDSAKPFLMPVEDVFTITGRGTVATGRVERGTVKVNEEIEIVGLHEAATKSVVTGLEMFRKLLDFAEAGDNVGALLRGVDRESIERGQVLAKPGTIKPHTKLKASVYALTSEEGGRHKPFFNNYRPQFYFRTTDVTGEVTLPAGTDMVMPGDNVEIEISLIKPVAIEQGTKFSIREGGRTIGAGTVIAVEA is encoded by the coding sequence ATGGCAAAAGAAGCATTTGATCGTAGTTTACCTCACGTTAACATTGGAACAATTGGACACGTTGACCACGGTAAAACTACTTTAACAGCTGCAATTACTAAAGTTTTGGCAGCAGAAGGTGGAGCAGAATTTAAAGATTATGCAAACATCGATAACGCACCAGAAGAAAGAGAACGTGGAATTACAATTAACACTTCTCACGTTGAATATAAAACTAAAAGCAGACACTACGCACACGTAGATTGTCCAGGACACGCCGATTATGTTAAAAACATGATTACTGGTGCTGCACAAATGGATGGAGCAATCTTAGTTGTTGCTGCAACTGACGGACCAATGCCACAAACACGTGAACACATCTTGTTATCACGTCAAGTTGGAGTACCTCGTATGGTAGTTTTCTTGAACAAATGTGATATGGTTCAAGATGAAGAATTAATTGATTTAGTTGAAATGGAAGTTCGTGACTTATTAACAGCTTACGAATTTGACGGAGATAATGCACCAGTTATCCGTGGATCAGCTTTAGGAGCATTAAACGGAGAAGAAAAATGAGTTAATTCAGTTAAAGAATTAATGGATGCAGTTGATACATACATCCCAACTCCTGAAAGAGATTCAGCAAAACCATTCTTAATGCCTGTTGAAGACGTATTTACAATCACAGGACGTGGAACTGTTGCTACTGGACGTGTTGAACGTGGAACTGTAAAAGTTAACGAAGAAATTGAAATCGTTGGTTTACATGAAGCAGCAACAAAATCAGTTGTTACTGGATTAGAAATGTTTAGAAAATTATTAGACTTTGCTGAAGCAGGGGATAATGTTGGAGCATTACTACGTGGAGTTGATCGTGAATCAATCGAACGTGGACAAGTTTTAGCAAAACCAGGAACAATTAAACCTCACACTAAATTAAAAGCATCAGTTTATGCTTTAACTAGTGAAGAAGGTGGACGTCATAAACCATTCTTTAACAATTACCGTCCTCAATTCTACTTCCGTACAACTGACGTTACTGGAGAAGTGACTTTACCAGCCGGAACAGACATGGTTATGCCTGGAGATAATGTAGAAATTGAAATTTCATTAATTAAACCAGTTGCTATTGAGCAAGGAACAAAATTCTCAATCCGTGAAGGTGGAAGAACTATTGGTGCTGGAACAGTTATTGCTGTTGAAGCTTAA